A genomic region of Planococcus kocurii contains the following coding sequences:
- a CDS encoding MerR family transcriptional regulator has product MKIGEIAKLSGVSTRTIDYYTVSGLLQSQRTKTNYRLYPASSLQTLKRIQVLKKQRLSISEIKDVLATQETSETTLLVDEVYEEFECLQRKITRLEEQLKDAPSPVKLHISKALEHQLAAITALIALL; this is encoded by the coding sequence ATGAAAATCGGAGAGATTGCAAAATTGAGTGGGGTATCAACGAGAACCATCGATTATTATACGGTATCGGGATTGCTACAAAGTCAGCGAACTAAAACCAATTACCGGCTTTATCCGGCGTCTAGCCTGCAGACGCTCAAACGTATACAAGTTTTGAAAAAACAGCGCCTGTCGATTTCGGAAATTAAAGACGTGCTTGCTACACAAGAGACTTCAGAAACAACACTTCTTGTCGATGAAGTATATGAAGAATTCGAATGCCTGCAACGAAAAATCACGCGCTTGGAGGAGCAATTAAAAGATGCCCCAAGCCCCGTGAAGCTACACATCAGCAAAGCGCTTGAGCACCAGTTAGCAGCTATAACTGCTTTGATCGCGTTGCTGTAA
- a CDS encoding hemolysin family protein: protein MDIVTLLNLVLLVLLIALTAFFVGSEFAIVKIRMSRLDQLIAEGNKKAVTAKKVASDLDYYLSACQLGITVTALGLGALGKPTIERLMYPIFEFFAVSDAVASTASYAIAFLLVTYLHVVVGEMAPKTLAIQFAEKMSLLLAPPLYWFGKVMKPFIWALNGAARVLLRIFGVKPAGHDQAYSEEELKIVMVQSFEGGAINETELSYMENVFSFDERVAKDIMVPRTELVTLDKDMPLAEIIEILDENNYTRYPVTEDGDKDKILGFVSAKKMLPHIVAGREWQLEDFVLELPTVFEATGLQNALLIMQNARVHIALVADEYGGTAGMITMEDILEEIVGEIRDEFDADEVADINKVSDNQYVINGRVLLKDLEERFGITFDESDDIDTIGGWIHFKSPGDVKTGATSTESTNSWTIVEMDHQQIKQVMFHSHSKKLNT from the coding sequence GTGGACATAGTAACCTTATTGAATTTAGTTTTATTAGTACTATTAATTGCCTTGACGGCATTTTTCGTTGGCTCGGAATTCGCGATTGTTAAAATTCGCATGTCGCGGCTCGATCAACTGATTGCAGAAGGCAATAAAAAAGCGGTAACTGCGAAAAAAGTAGCGAGCGACTTGGATTATTATTTATCTGCCTGTCAGCTCGGAATTACCGTCACAGCACTTGGACTGGGAGCGCTCGGGAAACCGACCATTGAACGATTAATGTACCCAATCTTTGAATTTTTTGCTGTGTCAGACGCAGTGGCCTCAACGGCTTCCTACGCCATCGCGTTTTTACTTGTGACTTATTTGCACGTCGTTGTCGGTGAAATGGCGCCAAAAACTTTGGCCATTCAATTTGCGGAAAAGATGTCGTTATTATTGGCACCCCCGCTTTATTGGTTCGGAAAGGTTATGAAACCTTTTATCTGGGCATTGAACGGGGCGGCTCGCGTGTTGCTGAGAATCTTCGGTGTTAAACCCGCAGGTCACGATCAAGCGTATTCAGAAGAAGAGTTGAAAATTGTTATGGTTCAGAGCTTTGAAGGCGGAGCGATCAATGAAACCGAACTTTCGTATATGGAAAATGTGTTTTCGTTTGATGAACGTGTAGCTAAAGACATTATGGTGCCGCGTACCGAACTCGTCACGCTAGATAAAGACATGCCGCTTGCTGAAATTATCGAGATTTTAGATGAAAACAATTACACACGTTACCCTGTAACCGAAGATGGCGACAAAGACAAAATTCTTGGATTTGTTAGTGCCAAGAAAATGCTGCCGCATATTGTCGCAGGACGCGAATGGCAGCTCGAGGATTTTGTCCTGGAACTGCCGACTGTGTTTGAAGCGACAGGCTTGCAAAACGCGTTATTGATTATGCAAAATGCGCGCGTTCATATTGCCCTCGTTGCGGACGAATACGGGGGGACGGCCGGTATGATTACTATGGAAGATATTTTAGAAGAAATCGTCGGTGAAATTCGAGATGAATTTGATGCGGACGAAGTGGCCGACATTAACAAAGTCAGCGACAATCAATACGTGATCAATGGTCGCGTGTTATTGAAAGACCTGGAAGAGCGTTTTGGTATAACCTTTGATGAAAGCGACGACATCGATACGATTGGTGGCTGGATTCATTTCAAGAGCCCGGGAGATGTCAAAACCGGCGCTACTTCTACAGAGTCAACAAATTCGTGGACCATCGTAGAAATGGATCACCAGCAAATCAAGCAAGTGATGTTCCACAGTCATTCGAAAAAGTTGAATACGTAA
- a CDS encoding TIGR01777 family oxidoreductase, protein MRKVVLAGGTGFVGQYVERKFKDQGYEVIIISRQPQHVNWSNHAAIVHALEDAEMVVNLAGKSVNCRYTEANKREIFDSRMETTEALGAAILNCDTPPPLWINASTSTIYRHAEDRPMTEANGEFGKGFSVEVGKAWEQALFSFNLKTTRQVALRLSIVLGKDGGVMTPYENMVRFGLGGKQGNGNQMFSWIHIEDVYRIIVYIRDNDAISGVINTTSPEPVTNRELMQELRKAMNRKIGLPAAEWILSIGGRIIGTEPELILKSRWSLPERLEQAGFRFAYPTLDRALENILNKSNK, encoded by the coding sequence ATGAGGAAAGTGGTATTAGCTGGAGGCACAGGGTTTGTTGGGCAATATGTAGAACGAAAGTTTAAAGACCAAGGCTACGAAGTCATTATCATTTCCAGGCAACCTCAACATGTCAATTGGTCCAATCATGCAGCGATTGTTCATGCGTTAGAAGATGCTGAAATGGTTGTGAATTTGGCAGGGAAATCTGTTAATTGTCGATACACAGAAGCCAATAAGCGTGAAATTTTCGATTCGCGGATGGAAACGACCGAAGCGCTGGGCGCCGCGATTTTAAATTGCGACACGCCACCTCCGTTGTGGATCAATGCCAGCACATCCACCATTTACCGACACGCGGAAGATCGGCCCATGACTGAAGCCAATGGGGAATTTGGCAAAGGCTTTTCGGTTGAAGTCGGTAAGGCGTGGGAGCAAGCATTGTTTTCATTTAATTTGAAAACTACGCGTCAAGTCGCTTTGCGGTTATCGATTGTCCTTGGAAAAGACGGCGGTGTCATGACTCCTTATGAAAACATGGTACGGTTTGGTCTCGGCGGTAAACAAGGCAACGGCAACCAAATGTTTAGCTGGATTCACATCGAAGACGTCTACAGAATTATTGTGTACATCCGCGATAACGATGCTATTAGTGGCGTGATCAACACGACATCTCCTGAGCCGGTGACCAATCGCGAACTGATGCAAGAATTGCGCAAAGCCATGAATCGTAAAATTGGCTTGCCCGCTGCCGAATGGATACTGAGCATTGGCGGACGCATCATTGGGACGGAACCGGAATTGATTTTAAAAAGCCGCTGGAGTTTGCCCGAGCGACTGGAACAAGCAGGCTTCCGTTTTGCTTACCCTACATTAGACCGAGCGCTTGAAAACATCCTTAACAAATCAAACAAGTGA
- a CDS encoding ABC transporter ATP-binding protein, whose amino-acid sequence MSQMGPPHGGGSMPPQKAKNFKGTFRRLVSYLKPRRKKLAAVFVVAILSTVFTIVGPKIMGMAITELFEGAYGKLQGTPGAGIDFGVIGQILTLLAGLYVFSSVFNYIQQYMMSTVAQDTVYDLRQDVNKKLEKLPLKYFDGRANGETLSRMTNDIDTIGSTLQQSLTQFITSIVTLVGIMIMMLTISPLLTLIAVVSLPLSLFVIGPILKKSQKYFKSQQKNLGRLNGHVEEMYTGHQVVKAFGHEAKSNEQFDAVNEELYDAGRKAQFISGIIMPMMTLIGNLSYVLISVVGGILVTQRAISIGDIQAFITYSKQFTQPITQTANIANIVQSTIAAAERVFELLDEEEEVKEVTTAVLERAKGAVAFEDVDFGYGEKRLIDKMNIDVLPGQTVAIVGPTGAGKTTLINLLMRFYELDGGRITIDGLDSREMSRHELRQNFGMVLQDTWLFNGTIRDNIGYGKTGATEEEIRAAAEAAHADHFIRTLPDGYDTILNQEVSNISQGQKQLLTIARAILADPPMMILDEATSSVDTRTEIFIQKAMSQLMAGRTSFVIAHRLSTIKDASLILVMDQGKVIEQGTHQQLLDRDGFYAELYRSQFTAKVAV is encoded by the coding sequence ATGAGCCAAATGGGACCTCCACATGGCGGAGGAAGTATGCCGCCGCAAAAAGCAAAAAATTTCAAAGGTACCTTCCGCCGCTTAGTTTCGTATTTAAAACCGCGACGTAAAAAACTAGCGGCCGTGTTTGTTGTAGCTATTCTCAGCACCGTCTTCACAATCGTGGGTCCGAAAATTATGGGAATGGCGATTACGGAATTGTTTGAAGGTGCCTATGGGAAATTGCAAGGGACGCCGGGAGCGGGCATCGACTTTGGTGTAATTGGTCAAATTCTGACGCTGCTTGCTGGACTTTACGTTTTTAGCAGTGTTTTCAACTACATTCAGCAATACATGATGTCCACAGTAGCGCAAGATACCGTCTACGATTTGCGGCAAGACGTCAACAAAAAACTAGAAAAATTGCCGCTCAAATATTTTGACGGACGGGCAAATGGCGAAACCTTAAGCCGTATGACCAATGACATCGATACGATCGGCAGCACCTTACAGCAAAGCTTGACGCAGTTTATTACGTCAATTGTTACGCTCGTCGGGATTATGATTATGATGCTGACCATCAGTCCATTGCTGACGCTAATCGCGGTTGTTTCTTTGCCGCTATCGTTGTTCGTTATCGGACCCATTTTGAAAAAATCGCAGAAGTATTTTAAGAGCCAGCAAAAAAATCTGGGACGTTTGAATGGTCACGTAGAAGAAATGTACACCGGCCATCAAGTCGTCAAAGCGTTTGGGCACGAAGCAAAATCCAATGAACAATTCGATGCCGTTAATGAAGAGCTATATGATGCAGGACGCAAAGCGCAGTTTATTTCCGGGATTATCATGCCGATGATGACGTTGATCGGCAACTTGAGCTATGTGTTGATTAGTGTCGTTGGGGGTATTTTGGTCACGCAGCGTGCAATTTCGATTGGGGACATTCAAGCGTTTATTACGTATTCCAAACAGTTTACACAACCAATCACGCAGACGGCGAACATCGCCAACATTGTTCAGTCGACAATTGCTGCGGCTGAACGAGTTTTCGAATTGCTGGATGAGGAAGAAGAAGTGAAAGAAGTAACGACTGCTGTTCTTGAACGTGCAAAAGGCGCAGTTGCTTTTGAAGACGTCGATTTTGGTTACGGTGAAAAACGATTAATCGACAAGATGAACATTGATGTTTTACCAGGTCAAACAGTCGCGATTGTCGGGCCAACGGGTGCTGGTAAAACGACTTTGATCAATTTATTGATGCGTTTTTACGAACTGGATGGCGGCCGGATTACCATTGATGGCCTGGATTCACGAGAGATGTCAAGACACGAATTGCGTCAGAACTTTGGAATGGTGTTGCAAGATACCTGGCTCTTTAACGGCACCATTCGTGACAATATTGGCTACGGCAAAACCGGAGCTACGGAAGAAGAAATTCGTGCGGCTGCAGAAGCGGCACACGCCGACCACTTTATCCGCACGCTGCCGGACGGTTATGACACCATTTTGAACCAAGAAGTATCAAATATTTCACAAGGACAAAAGCAATTATTGACCATTGCACGTGCCATTCTTGCCGATCCGCCAATGATGATCTTAGACGAAGCGACATCGAGCGTTGATACACGGACGGAAATTTTTATCCAAAAAGCGATGAGTCAATTGATGGCTGGACGTACAAGTTTTGTGATAGCGCATCGGTTGTCTACGATTAAAGACGCTAGCTTGATCTTAGTTATGGACCAAGGAAAAGTTATCGAACAAGGCACACATCAGCAATTGCTCGATAGAGACGGCTTTTATGCCGAACTATACCGCAGCCAATTTACCGCGAAAGTGGCTGTGTGA
- a CDS encoding ABC transporter ATP-binding protein, which translates to MIKVLKNLGPYKWIVLSVVALVFAQSMAELFLPTLMADIIDNGVVKGDLPYIWKIGGWMLGVSAIGAVAAVFASFYSSKAAMGLGRDLRQKVFKHVGQFSLQEFDEVGTASLITRTTNDITQVQQVVIMMLRMVISAPIMLVGGVLLAVSKDAKLSLVIIGAMPFLVIAILLILKYAMPLFQQVQKRIDSLNLVVRENLTGIRVIRAFNRETEEKRRLQKANRELADVSIQVNKVMAFLMPMMMLVMNLTVVAVIWFGGLRINNGAMQIGDLMAFIQYVMMIMFALLMASFMFVMIPRAAVSAKRINEVLDMQPAFKDDGTAQANVDRGTLEFDDVTFYYPGAEEPALSNISFQAKPGEITAIIGGTGSGKSTLVNLVPRFYEVTSGTVRVNGVDIRQASQQEIRSKIGFVPQKSVLFTGTIADNIRFGKQYASDQELTHAAHIAQAKEFIDQIEGGYAAAIEQGGSNLSGGQKQRLSIARALIRQPDLYIFDDSFSALDFKIDAKLRNALKDETKNATVLLVAQRVSTVVDADRIIVLEKGKMVGMGTHADLVKHNNVYREIALSQLSEEEIA; encoded by the coding sequence ATGATAAAAGTGTTGAAAAACTTAGGTCCTTATAAATGGATTGTTTTGAGCGTTGTGGCGTTGGTGTTTGCGCAATCGATGGCAGAATTGTTTTTGCCGACCTTAATGGCTGACATTATTGATAATGGCGTGGTCAAAGGCGATCTTCCATACATTTGGAAAATTGGTGGTTGGATGTTAGGGGTTTCCGCAATCGGAGCGGTCGCTGCTGTTTTTGCGAGTTTTTATTCGTCTAAAGCAGCAATGGGGCTGGGTCGTGATTTGAGACAAAAAGTCTTCAAGCATGTTGGCCAGTTTTCGCTGCAGGAATTTGATGAAGTGGGCACGGCGTCGTTGATCACACGGACGACAAACGACATTACGCAAGTGCAACAAGTGGTCATCATGATGTTGCGAATGGTTATTAGTGCGCCGATTATGTTAGTAGGCGGCGTCTTGTTAGCCGTGTCCAAAGATGCAAAATTATCACTCGTGATTATTGGCGCGATGCCGTTTTTGGTGATTGCCATTTTATTGATATTGAAATACGCTATGCCGTTGTTTCAACAAGTTCAAAAACGCATTGATAGCTTAAACTTGGTGGTCCGTGAAAATTTGACGGGCATTCGCGTCATTCGTGCATTTAACCGCGAAACAGAAGAAAAAAGACGGCTGCAAAAAGCCAACCGCGAACTGGCGGATGTATCGATTCAAGTCAATAAAGTCATGGCGTTTTTAATGCCAATGATGATGTTGGTCATGAACCTTACGGTTGTTGCGGTCATATGGTTTGGCGGCCTTCGCATCAATAACGGTGCGATGCAAATTGGCGATTTGATGGCGTTTATTCAATACGTCATGATGATCATGTTTGCGTTGCTCATGGCCTCGTTCATGTTCGTCATGATTCCGCGAGCAGCCGTGTCGGCTAAACGAATCAATGAAGTGTTGGACATGCAGCCGGCGTTTAAAGACGATGGCACGGCTCAAGCTAATGTGGATCGTGGCACATTGGAATTTGATGATGTGACGTTTTATTACCCGGGTGCGGAAGAACCGGCGCTGTCGAATATTAGTTTTCAAGCAAAGCCTGGCGAAATTACGGCAATTATTGGCGGAACCGGTTCTGGAAAATCGACGCTAGTGAATTTGGTGCCACGTTTTTATGAAGTGACCAGTGGGACAGTACGGGTGAATGGCGTGGACATACGCCAAGCATCGCAACAAGAAATTCGTTCGAAAATTGGCTTTGTCCCCCAAAAATCGGTGTTGTTTACTGGCACCATTGCAGACAATATTCGATTTGGCAAACAATATGCCAGCGATCAAGAATTGACGCACGCAGCTCACATTGCACAAGCTAAAGAGTTTATCGATCAAATCGAAGGCGGCTACGCAGCAGCTATCGAACAAGGCGGATCGAATTTATCGGGCGGACAAAAACAACGATTATCCATTGCGCGGGCTTTAATTCGCCAACCGGATTTATACATTTTTGACGATAGTTTTTCAGCGCTTGATTTTAAAATAGACGCCAAACTGCGCAACGCGTTAAAAGACGAAACCAAAAACGCGACGGTGTTGCTGGTCGCGCAACGCGTTAGCACAGTGGTGGATGCGGATCGCATCATTGTTTTGGAAAAAGGCAAAATGGTGGGCATGGGCACCCACGCAGACTTGGTGAAACATAACAACGTATACCGAGAAATTGCCTTATCACAGCTATCAGAGGAGGAAATCGCATGA
- a CDS encoding DUF2200 domain-containing protein, translating to MTEHKIYKMTAAKIYDCYIAKAERKNRTKEEVDEIIRWFTGYSQDQLEAELAQETAFAPFLLEAPALNPSRTLIKGVVCGVRVENVEEPTMREIRYLDKLIDELAKGKSMDKILRQ from the coding sequence ATGACAGAGCATAAGATTTACAAAATGACCGCCGCCAAAATTTACGATTGCTACATCGCTAAAGCAGAGCGGAAAAATCGCACCAAAGAAGAAGTCGATGAAATCATTCGGTGGTTTACTGGGTATAGTCAAGATCAACTAGAAGCCGAGCTTGCGCAAGAAACCGCGTTTGCCCCGTTCTTGCTAGAAGCCCCGGCGTTAAACCCTTCGCGCACGTTGATCAAAGGCGTGGTGTGTGGCGTCCGCGTCGAAAATGTGGAAGAACCCACGATGCGAGAAATTCGTTATTTGGATAAATTGATTGATGAGTTAGCCAAAGGCAAATCGATGGACAAAATTTTACGACAGTAA
- a CDS encoding DUF4385 domain-containing protein, which produces MAFDYELDYKNLDLRKHPELYRVGKGEQGVLLVEPYKGEILPHWRFKTPEIAQESCDKISEMFEEYRKQDDFVGMDMARKFIQMGYTRARRYTNYKGGRKYNEDGSIKERDIDPVKAESAAIFKKRWDEIREDEDYLARKKKHQKEFG; this is translated from the coding sequence ATGGCGTTTGATTATGAGTTGGACTATAAAAATTTAGATTTGCGCAAGCATCCGGAATTGTATCGCGTGGGCAAAGGAGAGCAAGGCGTACTGTTAGTAGAACCGTATAAAGGAGAAATTTTACCACATTGGCGATTTAAAACGCCGGAAATCGCACAAGAGTCGTGCGACAAAATTTCGGAGATGTTTGAAGAATACCGCAAACAAGATGATTTTGTTGGCATGGACATGGCACGTAAATTTATTCAAATGGGCTATACGCGCGCAAGGCGCTATACCAACTACAAAGGCGGCCGCAAATACAATGAAGACGGCAGCATTAAAGAACGTGACATTGACCCTGTGAAGGCAGAGTCTGCAGCTATTTTTAAAAAGCGCTGGGATGAAATTCGCGAAGACGAAGATTACTTAGCTCGCAAAAAGAAACACCAAAAAGAATTTGGGTAG
- a CDS encoding glycoside hydrolase family 13 protein: MNKTWWKEAVVYQVYPRSFMDSNGDGLGDLNGVTSKLDYLKDLGIDVIWICPMYKSPNDDNGYDISDYQAILEEFGTMDDFDRLMEEVHARDMKLIIDLVINHTSDEHPWFLESKSSRDNPKRDWYVWRDEPLNWESIFGGPAWEFDEKTQQYYLHIFSKKQPDLNWENPEVRQELYNMVNWWIEKGIDGFRVDAISHIKKEYAHTADADGQLFVPSWDKFMNVDGIQVFLQELYDETFSKYDIMTVGEANGVSADEIDEWVSEETGKFNMIFQFEDIDLWNVEIQNGVNVPELKKVLSKWQEKVNGVGWNALFIENHDKPRVVSTWGDDQTYRRESATALACMYFFMQGTPFIYQGQEIGMTNAPFEELEHFDDVHTHNLYFHKKETGMEHESIMTLLRATSRDHSRTPMQWNAGAHAGFSSAMPWMGVNPNYTWLNVEAQEHDPHSVLAFYKQMIWLRKHMEVFVYGEYKLIEMGHESVFAYTRESADDKVLIVTNLGQHPCLCGVNPEGATLLLANYQHPDPAQLFPYEARVYKIPKDASFE, from the coding sequence ATGAACAAAACTTGGTGGAAAGAAGCAGTGGTGTACCAAGTGTACCCACGCAGTTTTATGGATTCGAACGGCGATGGCTTGGGGGACTTGAACGGGGTCACCAGCAAATTGGATTATTTAAAAGACTTGGGCATTGACGTTATTTGGATTTGCCCAATGTACAAATCACCCAACGACGACAATGGCTACGATATTAGTGATTACCAAGCCATATTGGAAGAGTTTGGCACGATGGATGATTTTGATCGCTTGATGGAAGAAGTGCACGCGCGCGACATGAAATTGATTATCGACTTGGTCATCAACCATACAAGTGATGAACATCCATGGTTTTTGGAATCAAAATCATCACGTGACAACCCAAAACGCGATTGGTATGTTTGGCGTGACGAGCCGTTAAACTGGGAAAGTATTTTCGGTGGGCCTGCTTGGGAGTTTGATGAAAAAACGCAGCAATATTATTTGCACATTTTCTCAAAAAAACAGCCAGATTTAAATTGGGAAAATCCAGAGGTTCGCCAAGAGCTGTATAACATGGTCAACTGGTGGATTGAAAAAGGAATTGATGGTTTCCGTGTAGATGCCATTAGCCACATCAAAAAAGAATACGCCCACACAGCAGATGCCGATGGACAATTGTTTGTTCCGTCATGGGATAAATTTATGAATGTTGACGGCATTCAGGTGTTTTTGCAAGAACTTTACGATGAAACGTTTAGCAAGTATGACATCATGACGGTTGGTGAAGCCAATGGCGTTTCTGCGGACGAGATCGATGAGTGGGTCAGTGAAGAAACCGGGAAATTCAACATGATATTCCAGTTTGAAGACATTGATTTGTGGAATGTTGAAATCCAAAATGGTGTAAATGTACCTGAGTTAAAAAAAGTATTGAGCAAATGGCAAGAAAAAGTAAACGGCGTCGGATGGAATGCGTTATTTATTGAAAACCATGACAAGCCGCGTGTTGTTTCCACTTGGGGCGATGATCAAACCTACCGGCGTGAAAGTGCGACTGCGTTAGCATGCATGTACTTTTTCATGCAAGGTACACCGTTTATTTACCAAGGGCAAGAAATTGGCATGACCAACGCGCCGTTTGAAGAACTGGAACATTTTGATGACGTGCATACGCATAATTTGTATTTCCATAAAAAAGAAACAGGCATGGAACACGAATCCATTATGACTTTGCTACGTGCAACAAGTCGTGATCATTCACGAACTCCAATGCAATGGAATGCGGGCGCGCATGCAGGATTCTCGAGTGCAATGCCATGGATGGGCGTCAATCCCAATTACACGTGGCTAAATGTCGAAGCGCAAGAACATGACCCGCATTCGGTACTAGCTTTTTACAAACAAATGATTTGGCTGAGAAAACACATGGAAGTTTTTGTATACGGGGAATACAAACTGATTGAAATGGGTCACGAATCTGTATTTGCTTATACACGAGAATCAGCCGATGACAAGGTACTCATCGTCACCAATTTGGGCCAACACCCGTGCTTATGCGGCGTCAACCCTGAAGGTGCAACTTTGCTGTTGGCAAATTATCAACACCCCGACCCTGCACAATTGTTTCCTTACGAAGCCCGTGTTTACAAAATTCCAAAAGATGCTTCTTTTGAATAG
- a CDS encoding hemolysin family protein, whose translation MDGQIGISLLLIAMLIIATAFFVGAEFAILKVRMSRIDQLIAEGNKKAVLAKKVANNLDYYLSACQLGITVTALALGALGEPTVERMLHPLFVAFDVPSALSTVLSYAIALSIVTFLHVVIGELAPKTLAIQYAEKVTLLLAPPLYWFGKVMNPFIWMMNGSARLLLRLFNVKPAGHEEAHSEEELKLIMAESFQSGEINQTELTYLKNIFAFDDRIVRNIMIPKAEIVSVDSRFTQAELFAVLDNHQYTRYPVADHSKDGKLIGFINTKELLTSMAAGRKQHPESFIHEMSRFPETTPIQKVLTKMQQNRTHMAIITTAAGDMSGLVTMEDILEEIVGEISDDSFETQPI comes from the coding sequence TTGGACGGACAAATAGGCATTAGCTTACTACTCATCGCGATGCTAATTATCGCAACTGCATTTTTCGTCGGTGCCGAATTCGCTATTTTAAAAGTGCGAATGTCGAGAATCGACCAATTAATCGCCGAAGGCAATAAAAAAGCCGTACTGGCAAAAAAAGTAGCCAATAACTTGGATTATTATTTATCAGCCTGTCAGCTAGGAATTACCGTTACCGCTTTAGCCCTTGGTGCACTTGGAGAGCCTACCGTCGAACGGATGCTTCATCCGCTATTCGTTGCGTTTGATGTGCCATCCGCGTTATCGACCGTGTTGTCCTACGCTATTGCTCTTAGCATCGTGACATTTTTACACGTAGTTATCGGCGAATTAGCGCCAAAAACCTTAGCCATTCAATACGCTGAAAAAGTAACCTTGTTACTAGCGCCCCCGCTATACTGGTTTGGTAAAGTGATGAACCCATTCATCTGGATGATGAATGGGTCGGCGCGTTTGCTCCTGCGTTTATTCAACGTAAAACCAGCCGGTCACGAAGAAGCTCACTCGGAAGAAGAGTTAAAGCTGATCATGGCGGAAAGTTTCCAAAGCGGCGAAATCAACCAAACCGAGTTAACGTACTTAAAGAATATTTTCGCGTTTGATGACCGCATTGTTCGGAACATCATGATTCCAAAAGCAGAAATCGTGTCAGTCGATAGCCGTTTTACACAGGCAGAACTTTTTGCCGTGTTGGATAACCACCAATACACGCGTTACCCAGTTGCCGATCACAGCAAAGATGGCAAGTTGATTGGGTTTATCAACACGAAAGAGCTGTTGACCAGTATGGCAGCAGGAAGAAAGCAACATCCGGAGTCGTTTATCCACGAGATGTCGCGTTTTCCAGAAACGACACCAATTCAAAAAGTGTTGACTAAAATGCAACAAAATCGCACGCATATGGCCATCATCACCACAGCAGCTGGTGACATGTCCGGACTCGTAACAATGGAAGACATTTTAGAAGAAATCGTCGGTGAAATTAGCGACGATTCGTTCGAAACACAACCCATTTAA
- a CDS encoding MarR family winged helix-turn-helix transcriptional regulator, whose translation MPTNNSSEDYVKLMKSFANVQKSMMRFIQKAAMEKNVSVPQYSILMTIFNCHEMTQKTVGEITYLPKSTLSQSVDGLVKEGYLNRQQVAGNRREMMLSLSEKGQQIVAEFHRQEGGLYQVFKGASEQFSAEQVAELLEAHQKISNHLTEAELEVTSI comes from the coding sequence ATGCCAACCAACAACTCGTCTGAAGACTATGTAAAATTAATGAAGTCATTTGCCAATGTGCAAAAAAGCATGATGCGTTTTATTCAAAAAGCGGCAATGGAAAAAAACGTATCGGTGCCGCAATATTCGATTTTGATGACCATATTTAATTGTCACGAAATGACACAAAAAACAGTGGGTGAGATTACGTACTTGCCGAAAAGTACATTGAGTCAGTCAGTGGATGGTCTGGTGAAAGAAGGCTATCTCAATCGTCAGCAAGTAGCTGGCAATCGTCGCGAAATGATGTTGTCGCTCAGTGAAAAAGGACAACAAATTGTAGCAGAATTTCATCGTCAAGAAGGTGGCTTGTACCAAGTCTTTAAAGGGGCCAGTGAGCAATTTTCAGCTGAACAAGTAGCAGAACTGCTAGAAGCGCATCAAAAAATTTCCAACCATTTAACGGAAGCAGAACTCGAGGTGACAAGCATATGA